A window of the Radiobacillus deserti genome harbors these coding sequences:
- a CDS encoding Na(+)/H(+) antiporter subunit C, with protein MEIIMSILAGILFTTGIYNLLQKQLIRIIIGTGLLSHGAHLFILTMGGLTDGKPPILTDHDSHNYVDPLPQALILTSIVISFGVTSLLLVLAYRAAKENETDNMDQLRGNDYE; from the coding sequence ATGGAAATCATTATGTCCATCCTTGCAGGTATTTTGTTTACAACAGGGATATACAATCTTTTACAAAAACAGTTGATTCGAATCATTATAGGTACTGGCTTGCTCTCCCACGGTGCTCACTTATTTATTTTAACAATGGGTGGGCTTACGGATGGTAAGCCACCTATTTTGACGGATCACGATAGCCATAACTATGTGGATCCTTTGCCACAAGCTCTCATTCTAACATCCATCGTAATTAGTTTTGGGGTGACGAGTCTTTTATTAGTACTCGCTTATCGAGCTGCAAAGGAAAATGAAACGGATAATATGGACCAATTGCGAGGGAATGATTATGAGTAA
- a CDS encoding Na+/H+ antiporter subunit D — translation MSNLAIMPILIPMISGIFLAFFNKNIKLSRLLAKALTIGNLVYVSYLFYRVSQEGSIILETGDWAAPYGIVIVADLLSTLLVLTTNIIALAAVWYAPYSLNTKQETHYFYTFYFLLITGVSGAFLTGDLFNLFVFFEVLLMASYALIVLGGEKVQLRESIKYVLINLFSSILFVTTVAFLYSVVGTVNMAHIAERVAEVDQRGILTTISILLFFVFGTKAALFPLFYWLPRPYSAPNSVVSALFGALLTKVGVYSILRVFTLMFPQQETNTHELFLWIAGLTLIFGVIGALSTTNIKLIIAYNVIPAVGFMMLGIGINTETAISGTVYYLVHDMIIKGALFLLVGAVVILTGTANMKKMSGLIHHYPLLGWLLFLAAFVLAGVPPFSGFIGKLLLLQASFSADQIALSIIGLGCSLLILLSILRIFIQVFWGEKDESLKPNKKLARQLSIPISFLLFFSVALGLGAEFFYPTVEKISNYLMHPEQYIESVLRGNP, via the coding sequence ATGAGTAACTTAGCTATAATGCCAATCTTAATTCCGATGATTTCTGGGATATTTTTGGCCTTTTTCAACAAAAATATAAAGCTCTCCCGATTGCTTGCAAAAGCTTTAACAATCGGAAATCTTGTGTATGTCAGCTATCTTTTTTATCGAGTCAGTCAAGAAGGCTCTATTATTCTTGAAACTGGGGATTGGGCAGCACCGTACGGAATTGTTATTGTAGCCGATTTGTTGTCCACCCTACTTGTGCTCACAACTAACATCATTGCGCTTGCAGCTGTATGGTATGCTCCTTACTCATTAAATACTAAACAAGAGACACACTATTTTTACACTTTTTATTTTTTACTTATTACCGGGGTTTCAGGAGCCTTCTTAACCGGAGACTTATTCAACCTGTTTGTATTTTTTGAAGTATTGCTAATGGCTTCCTACGCTTTAATTGTTTTGGGTGGAGAAAAGGTACAGTTACGTGAATCGATCAAATATGTATTGATTAACTTATTTTCTTCTATCTTATTCGTTACAACAGTCGCTTTTTTATATTCTGTAGTTGGGACTGTTAACATGGCACACATTGCGGAACGGGTTGCAGAGGTGGATCAACGCGGTATTCTTACCACGATTAGTATTTTGCTATTTTTCGTTTTTGGTACGAAAGCTGCCTTATTCCCATTATTCTATTGGTTGCCAAGACCATATTCCGCTCCAAATTCAGTTGTTTCCGCACTATTCGGTGCGTTACTGACAAAGGTTGGAGTCTACTCCATTCTACGAGTGTTTACACTGATGTTTCCTCAACAAGAAACGAATACACATGAATTGTTTTTATGGATTGCGGGATTAACGTTAATTTTCGGGGTAATTGGGGCACTTTCCACTACGAATATCAAGTTAATTATCGCTTACAATGTCATTCCTGCTGTTGGCTTTATGATGTTAGGAATTGGCATTAACACGGAAACTGCCATAAGTGGAACTGTATATTATCTCGTACACGATATGATTATAAAAGGTGCGTTGTTCTTACTGGTTGGTGCAGTTGTGATTCTAACTGGAACTGCAAATATGAAGAAAATGAGTGGACTAATCCATCACTATCCACTTCTCGGTTGGTTGCTATTCTTAGCAGCATTTGTCCTCGCTGGTGTGCCACCGTTTAGTGGATTTATAGGAAAGCTATTATTATTACAAGCTAGCTTTAGTGCCGATCAGATTGCTCTCTCCATCATTGGGTTAGGGTGCAGCTTACTCATTCTTTTGTCTATCCTTCGTATTTTCATTCAAGTATTCTGGGGGGAAAAGGACGAATCGCTAAAGCCAAATAAAAAATTGGCGCGACAATTATCAATTCCCATTTCATTTTTGCTCTTCTTTTCAGTAGCACTTGGTCTCGGAGCTGAATTCTTTTATCCAACTGTTGAAAAGATTTCCAATTACTTAATGCATCCTGAACAATATATTGAATCTGTTCTAAGGGGGAATCCGTAA
- a CDS encoding Na+/H+ antiporter subunit E, which yields MVLNIIIAIMWMFLQESYTFPTFLFGYFIGILLLLVLQRFIPDAFYLRRAINILKLVKLFIKELLLSNIEIVKLVYKPKLNVEPGIFTLPTVLKSDWEITLLANLITLTPGTLSVAVSDDNSEIFIHAMELDDIEESIKSIKETFEKAIMEVTR from the coding sequence ATTGTCTTAAACATCATCATTGCGATTATGTGGATGTTTTTACAAGAAAGCTACACCTTCCCTACTTTTCTATTTGGCTACTTTATCGGGATATTGTTGTTACTCGTCTTGCAGCGATTTATTCCAGACGCGTTTTATTTACGAAGAGCAATCAACATTTTAAAGCTAGTAAAATTATTTATTAAAGAATTGTTGCTCTCAAATATCGAAATCGTAAAGCTCGTCTACAAGCCGAAATTAAATGTAGAACCTGGTATCTTTACATTGCCAACAGTCTTAAAGTCAGATTGGGAAATTACCCTACTGGCGAACCTTATTACGTTAACACCCGGTACCCTATCCGTAGCCGTATCGGATGATAATTCAGAGATTTTTATCCATGCGATGGAGCTAGATGATATAGAAGAATCCATCAAATCGATTAAAGAGACCTTTGAAAAGGCAATTATGGAGGTGACAAGATGA
- a CDS encoding monovalent cation/H+ antiporter complex subunit F: protein MFCHYIDFIDYILLIRAIVGPTNPDRAVALDAIGINLMAMAGLLAVMLLTTKFNDVILLIGILLFIGTIAIAKYLEKGVIIDRDVD, encoded by the coding sequence TTGTTTTGTCATTACATCGATTTCATTGATTATATATTACTAATTCGGGCGATCGTTGGACCAACTAACCCCGATCGTGCTGTTGCCTTAGATGCAATTGGAATAAATTTAATGGCAATGGCTGGGTTGTTAGCGGTCATGTTACTGACCACTAAGTTTAACGATGTTATCTTGCTTATTGGAATCCTATTATTCATCGGAACCATTGCGATTGCCAAATACTTAGAAAAGGGTGTTATCATTGATAGAGACGTGGATTAA
- the mnhG gene encoding monovalent cation/H(+) antiporter subunit G, translating to MIETWIKVLFDLIIIICLVSGTFFIFSSSIGVLRFPDVYTRLHAATKASTLGIAGIMIGAFIFLYFEHGIVSGKLILGLLFVLLTAPVSGHMISRAAHESGVKPWFNNKEQDAYSTYKEKTEQEG from the coding sequence TTGATAGAGACGTGGATTAAGGTCCTATTTGATCTAATCATTATCATCTGTTTGGTTTCTGGTACCTTTTTTATATTTTCTAGTTCGATTGGGGTCTTACGCTTTCCAGATGTTTATACAAGACTCCATGCGGCGACAAAGGCTTCTACTCTAGGTATCGCAGGAATAATGATTGGAGCGTTTATCTTTTTATATTTTGAGCATGGAATTGTAAGCGGAAAGTTAATTTTAGGCTTACTTTTCGTTTTACTAACAGCACCAGTCTCTGGTCATATGATTTCAAGAGCAGCCCATGAAAGCGGAGTTAAACCTTGGTTCAACAACAAAGAACAAGACGCCTATTCGACATATAAAGAGAAAACAGAACAGGAAGGCTAA
- the sigK gene encoding RNA polymerase sporulation sigma factor SigK, producing the protein MSSILSALAFLMKEALFFVSYVKNHAFPQPLPPDEEAKYIEQMQEGDENARNMLIEHNLRLVAHIVKKFENTGEDTEDLISIGTIGLIKGIESFSSGKGTKLATYAARCIENEILMHLRALKKTKKDVSLHDPIGQDKEGNEISLIDILQSENEDVIEYIQLNMEVEKIREYLDILDKREKEVIICRYGLNNEEDLTQREIAKKLKISRSYVSRIEKRALMKVFHEYYRKEKLNDQ; encoded by the coding sequence TTGTCTAGCATTCTAAGCGCACTAGCTTTTCTAATGAAGGAAGCGTTATTCTTCGTATCATATGTGAAAAATCATGCTTTCCCTCAACCTCTCCCCCCAGATGAAGAGGCAAAATACATCGAGCAAATGCAAGAAGGTGACGAAAATGCTAGAAATATGCTAATCGAGCATAACCTAAGACTCGTTGCGCACATAGTGAAAAAGTTTGAAAATACCGGTGAGGATACCGAAGATCTCATATCTATCGGGACCATTGGATTAATAAAGGGGATTGAGAGTTTTTCAAGTGGAAAAGGGACGAAACTCGCAACCTATGCGGCTCGTTGTATTGAGAATGAAATTCTGATGCATTTACGAGCCCTAAAAAAAACAAAAAAAGATGTGTCCCTTCATGATCCAATCGGGCAAGATAAGGAAGGAAATGAGATTAGTTTAATTGATATTTTACAGTCTGAAAACGAAGATGTCATTGAGTACATCCAATTAAATATGGAAGTTGAGAAAATTAGAGAGTATTTAGATATTCTTGACAAGCGCGAGAAGGAAGTAATCATATGTCGCTACGGGTTAAATAACGAAGAAGATTTAACACAGCGTGAAATCGCCAAAAAATTAAAGATATCTAGGAGCTATGTTTCTAGAATTGAAAAAAGAGCCTTAATGAAAGTGTTCCATGAATACTATCGAAAAGAAAAATTGAATGATCAATAA
- a CDS encoding YrhC family protein, with protein sequence MEENRKLLKAKIEDYSRFLITLLIVSSYFYIGMLINTYLEPNLDKAIFLVFLMLTSLFVAGVFAGLLKKWMTRIQEDEGIK encoded by the coding sequence ATGGAGGAAAATCGAAAACTTCTTAAAGCAAAAATCGAAGATTATAGTAGATTCTTAATTACATTATTGATTGTAAGTAGCTATTTTTACATTGGAATGTTGATTAATACGTATTTAGAACCGAATTTAGATAAAGCTATTTTCCTAGTCTTTTTGATGCTGACAAGTCTATTTGTAGCAGGTGTATTTGCTGGCCTACTCAAAAAATGGATGACTCGTATTCAAGAGGATGAAGGGATAAAATAA
- the mtnN gene encoding 5'-methylthioadenosine/S-adenosylhomocysteine nucleosidase — protein MTVGIIGAMDEEVALLQKNMSNNQTETIAGSTFITGQLRGKDVVVLQSGIGKVNAAVATTILQERYNPSIVINTGSAGGFAPQLKVGDLVISSSVTHHDVDVTAFDYEYGQVPGMPAKYEADPKLVDIALKAAAELDSIQAVKGIIATGDSFMQDEERIRFVRNKFPEMIAAEMEAAAIAQVCYKYGTPFVIVRALSDIAGKESSVSFDAFLDTAATNAANLIMNMVEKVS, from the coding sequence ATGACAGTAGGAATAATTGGAGCAATGGATGAAGAAGTAGCATTACTACAAAAAAATATGAGCAACAATCAAACAGAAACAATAGCAGGAAGTACCTTTATTACGGGGCAGTTGAGAGGAAAAGATGTCGTAGTGTTACAATCGGGCATAGGAAAAGTGAATGCAGCAGTGGCCACAACAATTTTACAAGAACGTTATAACCCGAGCATCGTGATTAATACAGGTTCAGCTGGAGGATTTGCTCCACAATTAAAAGTGGGAGACTTAGTAATTTCTTCCTCTGTAACACATCACGACGTCGATGTAACAGCGTTTGATTATGAATATGGACAAGTTCCCGGAATGCCCGCAAAATATGAAGCGGATCCCAAATTAGTGGATATCGCGTTGAAAGCAGCTGCGGAATTAGACTCCATTCAAGCAGTAAAAGGAATTATTGCAACTGGTGATTCGTTTATGCAAGATGAAGAGCGAATTAGATTCGTTCGGAATAAGTTCCCTGAAATGATCGCGGCAGAAATGGAAGCAGCAGCTATTGCACAGGTTTGTTATAAATACGGGACTCCGTTTGTCATTGTACGTGCATTATCGGATATTGCAGGAAAAGAATCCTCGGTGTCTTTTGATGCGTTTTTAGACACAGCAGCTACAAATGCAGCCAATTTAATTATGAATATGGTGGAGAAGGTATCGTAA
- a CDS encoding YrrS family protein, producing the protein MSDEYNPYTRVDKFEKRRKNTKAISFLIGIGSILLVVLIGLIIFGGGEEETAQDTKEEPETESVSSDMEDSTLDSSESTTDTDSDKTTDVETSDEEEVDPVVEEVPSDDPNVIKAFQGDWEPIGTQQEGNHVITFEQGTVDWKEMMDAVSMATGLSRTDMIQWWVSRSGDQSVQATVSNPSETEIYRVSVKWVDHQGWQPTLVEQLKENDQKHRFKEDSSNDSGAQTE; encoded by the coding sequence ATGTCAGACGAATACAATCCATACACAAGAGTGGACAAGTTTGAAAAGCGAAGAAAAAATACGAAAGCAATTTCTTTTCTTATAGGTATTGGGAGCATTCTTCTTGTTGTGCTTATAGGACTTATCATTTTTGGTGGGGGGGAAGAGGAAACCGCACAAGATACCAAGGAGGAACCTGAAACAGAATCAGTTTCATCAGATATGGAAGACTCTACACTGGATTCAAGTGAATCGACAACCGACACGGATTCAGATAAGACCACTGACGTGGAGACAAGTGACGAGGAAGAAGTCGATCCAGTGGTGGAAGAAGTTCCTTCTGATGACCCAAATGTGATAAAAGCATTTCAAGGTGATTGGGAACCCATTGGTACGCAGCAAGAAGGAAACCACGTTATTACATTCGAACAAGGAACAGTGGATTGGAAAGAAATGATGGATGCCGTAAGTATGGCCACGGGATTAAGTCGGACCGATATGATACAGTGGTGGGTTTCACGATCTGGTGATCAATCTGTACAAGCTACCGTTTCCAATCCTTCTGAGACAGAAATATATCGTGTTTCCGTGAAGTGGGTGGATCATCAAGGATGGCAGCCAACACTTGTAGAGCAACTTAAAGAAAATGATCAAAAACATCGATTTAAAGAAGATTCTTCCAACGACTCGGGTGCACAAACAGAGTAG
- a CDS encoding penicillin-binding transpeptidase domain-containing protein, with the protein MNTKRVSVLSLFLLLGFGALLYRLASIQLISTESFGPDNVNLLEESVDQRTSEINLSSGRGIFLDNKEKPLNQAMRKDIVLFPFLDQLSNNAVLDELPVSTQQLQNKIKQLKKPSYLTDLFPITVTDSLYEKIKKEQVPGIVAVERTVVQDPTDAQHLLGIVRNNKEEYYNRYPEYEDNKDAKPIGISGLQATFDPFLQSQNEQKILYHVDAQGTPMMGLNLRYIGESDTFYPTKVQTTLDMEKQKLSEKIIDKYDMKMGGLVLLDVESRDVLAMVSRPTIDMEQPYKGNTIQNQMLTAHFPGSIFKTVTAAAALESDNVDVSRSFNCNQNLYGDGPSDRQLGSLTFTESYAQSCNRTFAILANELVKQDPTILETYADKLGLLEPVGWNGTVFHFSNFKQFPDEEPGKVWGNEQDPNVERAIAQTAIGQKEVRVTPLAIANMMATVADGGNKKEVRAVQKILYRNGTSMFDFSMHRNRKNELKPETAKLLQGLMEQVVENGTGQTFKGLQVAGKSGTAQTGMENKFHHWFAGYFPKDNPKYAMVVVDLYQSDEASTTYNIYRDIVSNLLRGDSS; encoded by the coding sequence TTGAATACGAAACGAGTATCCGTCTTGTCGCTTTTCCTTTTACTAGGATTTGGAGCACTCTTGTATCGATTAGCATCTATTCAACTCATATCGACCGAGAGCTTTGGACCGGATAACGTGAATTTACTGGAGGAAAGTGTTGATCAGCGCACTTCTGAAATTAATCTATCAAGTGGGAGAGGTATTTTTCTAGACAATAAGGAAAAACCACTTAATCAAGCGATGCGAAAAGACATCGTTTTATTTCCTTTTCTTGATCAGCTATCCAACAACGCTGTGTTAGATGAATTACCTGTATCAACCCAGCAATTACAAAATAAAATCAAGCAATTAAAAAAACCTTCTTACTTAACTGATTTATTTCCGATCACTGTGACTGATAGCTTATATGAAAAGATTAAAAAGGAACAAGTACCTGGAATAGTAGCAGTAGAAAGAACAGTAGTTCAAGACCCAACGGATGCTCAGCATTTGTTAGGAATTGTTCGGAATAATAAAGAGGAATACTATAATAGATATCCAGAATATGAGGATAATAAAGATGCTAAACCTATTGGAATATCAGGGCTTCAGGCAACTTTTGATCCGTTTTTACAATCGCAAAACGAACAAAAAATATTGTACCATGTGGATGCACAAGGAACTCCAATGATGGGACTGAACCTACGATATATAGGAGAATCAGATACTTTCTATCCGACAAAAGTGCAAACGACTCTCGATATGGAAAAACAGAAATTAAGTGAAAAGATTATTGATAAGTATGACATGAAAATGGGTGGATTAGTTTTATTAGATGTAGAATCTAGAGATGTTTTGGCAATGGTTTCCCGACCGACTATTGACATGGAGCAACCGTATAAGGGGAATACCATACAAAATCAAATGTTAACGGCTCATTTTCCTGGATCCATATTTAAGACGGTGACTGCAGCAGCAGCTTTGGAGTCAGATAATGTAGATGTTTCACGTAGCTTTAACTGTAACCAAAACTTATACGGGGATGGTCCATCGGATCGACAGCTGGGCTCCTTAACTTTTACAGAGAGTTATGCGCAGAGTTGTAATAGAACGTTTGCTATCCTTGCAAATGAGCTTGTCAAACAGGATCCAACTATTTTAGAGACATATGCAGATAAGTTAGGATTATTGGAGCCGGTTGGGTGGAACGGAACTGTCTTTCATTTTTCAAACTTTAAACAATTTCCAGATGAAGAACCAGGAAAGGTATGGGGAAATGAACAGGATCCAAATGTGGAACGAGCCATTGCTCAAACGGCTATTGGACAAAAGGAAGTTAGAGTAACGCCACTGGCTATTGCTAATATGATGGCAACAGTAGCGGATGGTGGAAATAAAAAAGAAGTGAGGGCTGTTCAAAAAATACTGTATAGGAACGGTACGTCGATGTTTGACTTTTCCATGCATCGGAACCGTAAAAATGAACTAAAACCTGAGACTGCAAAACTACTACAAGGATTAATGGAACAGGTTGTAGAAAATGGGACAGGACAAACATTTAAAGGGCTACAAGTAGCTGGAAAATCTGGAACTGCCCAAACAGGTATGGAAAATAAATTCCATCATTGGTTTGCAGGGTATTTTCCGAAGGATAATCCTAAGTATGCAATGGTTGTGGTGGATTTATATCAATCTGATGAAGCTTCGACTACGTACAATATATATCGAGATATAGTCTCTAATTTATTGCGAGGAGATTCCTCCTAA
- the greA gene encoding transcription elongation factor GreA produces MAAEKSYYMTQEGKEKLENELHYLKTERRQEVVERIKIARDFGDLSENSEYDAAKDEQAFVESRIAQVENMIRNAVIIENDNDNPDVVSLGKSVTFQELPDGDEESYTIVGSAEADPFEGKISNDSPIAKSLLGHQIGEEVTVPTPGGDMVVKIIDVK; encoded by the coding sequence ATGGCAGCAGAAAAAAGTTACTACATGACCCAAGAAGGTAAAGAAAAGTTAGAAAATGAACTTCATTATTTGAAAACAGAACGACGTCAAGAAGTAGTGGAACGCATTAAAATAGCTCGTGATTTTGGAGATCTATCTGAGAACTCTGAATATGATGCTGCGAAAGATGAGCAAGCGTTTGTGGAATCCAGAATCGCTCAAGTTGAAAACATGATTCGAAATGCGGTTATTATTGAAAACGATAATGACAACCCGGACGTCGTTTCCCTAGGGAAATCGGTAACGTTCCAAGAGCTTCCAGATGGCGACGAAGAAAGTTATACGATTGTAGGAAGTGCGGAAGCAGATCCTTTTGAAGGGAAAATTTCGAACGATTCTCCAATTGCAAAAAGCCTCTTAGGGCACCAAATTGGAGAAGAAGTTACGGTACCAACTCCCGGTGGAGACATGGTGGTAAAAATTATTGATGTAAAATAA
- the udk gene encoding uridine kinase, which translates to MSNHKPVVIGVAGGTGSGKTSITRSISQRFADKTILVIEQDYYYKDQSHLPFEERLRTNYDHPLAFDNDLLIQHVNDLLNHKSIEKPVYDYALHTRSNETVEVEPKDVIILEGILILEDPRLLELMDIKVFVDTDADVRIIRRLLRDIKERGRTIDSVIDQYINVVRPMHLQFVEPTKRYADIIIPEGGQNHVAIDIMATKIQTILNRKAI; encoded by the coding sequence ATGTCAAACCATAAACCAGTAGTAATTGGAGTTGCCGGTGGAACTGGTTCAGGAAAAACTTCTATTACGAGATCTATCAGTCAACGATTTGCAGATAAAACTATCTTAGTTATCGAGCAGGATTATTATTATAAAGATCAAAGTCATTTACCTTTTGAAGAGAGACTACGGACGAATTATGATCATCCTTTAGCTTTTGATAATGATTTATTGATACAACACGTAAATGATCTATTAAATCATAAATCCATCGAAAAGCCAGTTTATGATTACGCGTTACATACCCGTTCAAATGAGACAGTAGAAGTTGAACCGAAAGATGTTATCATCTTAGAAGGTATCTTAATCTTGGAAGACCCACGTTTATTAGAATTGATGGATATCAAAGTATTTGTGGATACTGATGCGGACGTACGCATTATTCGTCGTTTATTACGTGACATCAAAGAAAGAGGACGTACCATTGATTCCGTTATTGATCAATATATAAATGTAGTAAGACCAATGCACTTACAATTTGTTGAACCTACTAAACGTTATGCGGATATCATCATTCCAGAAGGCGGGCAAAATCATGTGGCCATTGATATTATGGCGACAAAGATTCAAACTATCCTGAACAGGAAAGCGATTTAA
- a CDS encoding O-methyltransferase, protein MDEHIEAYLLSTIKNPKPWVLEMEQYAREHRVPIMEPLGIELLQQIIRLKKPKKILEIGTAIGYSTLRMLEANPTSHITTIERDEERYKVAQQYVNAQDTDNRISLLRGDALETVDRAKENGPYDLLFIDAAKGQYQVFFDQYSELLTEEGIVISDNVLFKGLVAKQTGENKRLDKIAQKIKRYNEYLVNHPRYKTTIIPVGDGVAISVRKNVSE, encoded by the coding sequence ATGGATGAGCATATAGAGGCTTATCTCCTATCCACGATAAAGAATCCAAAACCGTGGGTACTCGAGATGGAGCAATATGCGAGAGAGCATCGTGTACCAATTATGGAACCGTTAGGTATAGAGTTACTTCAACAAATAATTCGATTGAAAAAGCCGAAAAAAATACTGGAGATAGGGACTGCAATCGGCTATTCTACGTTACGAATGCTAGAAGCCAATCCTACATCTCATATTACAACGATTGAGCGTGATGAGGAACGATATAAAGTTGCTCAGCAGTATGTTAACGCTCAAGATACAGACAATCGAATTTCCTTATTACGTGGTGATGCATTGGAAACGGTAGATAGGGCGAAAGAAAACGGTCCGTATGATTTGTTATTTATTGACGCGGCCAAAGGGCAATACCAAGTGTTTTTTGACCAATATAGTGAACTGTTAACAGAAGAAGGAATTGTTATTTCTGATAACGTGTTATTTAAAGGACTAGTAGCGAAACAAACAGGAGAAAATAAAAGGCTGGATAAAATAGCACAGAAAATTAAAAGGTATAATGAGTACTTAGTGAACCACCCTAGATACAAGACAACCATCATCCCAGTTGGAGATGGCGTTGCAATTAGTGTGAGAAAAAACGTAAGTGAATAG
- the mltG gene encoding endolytic transglycosylase MltG: protein MSTSEKDGTHKDNVQQRLEEARTVRRIVVIVLTVLAGILIIAGISGYLYVSSALKPVDPSDDTKVAIKIPMGSSTSQIANILEENGLIENSMIFRFYIKFNNATEFQAGEYELSPSMKLDEIIDALQTGKVLKEPVITVTIPEGKTVEDMAALFAEKANISEEEFLDKVNDRKFVEKLIDSYPSILSDTILDPEIRYPLEGYLFAATYEFYVEDPSVESIIHSMLKKTQAVVEPYLDTISERDMTVHEALTMASLVENEARTEEERKTIAGVFYNRLDVGMMLQTDPTVLYALGEHKDRVYHKDLKVESPYNTYYVTGLPVGPISNFAENSLQAVLKPTDTDYMYFIAADDGNIYYSETYEEHMELTEKYLR from the coding sequence ATGTCAACGTCTGAAAAAGACGGTACACACAAAGACAATGTCCAACAAAGGCTAGAGGAAGCTAGAACGGTCAGGAGAATCGTTGTCATCGTGTTAACTGTACTAGCTGGAATTCTAATTATCGCAGGAATATCTGGTTACTTATATGTCTCTTCCGCGTTAAAGCCTGTAGACCCTAGTGATGATACAAAAGTAGCGATTAAAATCCCAATGGGCTCATCTACTTCGCAAATTGCCAATATATTAGAAGAAAACGGCCTTATAGAAAACAGTATGATCTTTCGTTTCTATATTAAGTTCAACAATGCTACAGAGTTTCAAGCTGGAGAATACGAACTTTCACCATCCATGAAACTTGATGAAATCATTGATGCGCTTCAAACTGGAAAAGTGTTGAAGGAACCAGTAATTACGGTTACGATTCCAGAAGGAAAAACAGTAGAAGATATGGCAGCATTATTTGCGGAAAAAGCAAATATTAGTGAAGAAGAATTTTTGGATAAGGTGAATGATAGAAAATTTGTTGAGAAGCTAATTGATAGCTATCCATCCATTTTATCGGATACTATATTAGATCCAGAAATTCGTTATCCTTTAGAAGGGTATTTATTTGCTGCCACTTACGAATTCTATGTGGAAGATCCTAGTGTTGAATCCATCATTCATTCTATGTTGAAAAAAACACAAGCAGTCGTAGAACCATATTTGGATACTATCTCGGAACGTGATATGACCGTTCATGAAGCCTTAACAATGGCTTCTCTTGTAGAAAATGAAGCAAGAACAGAAGAAGAGAGAAAAACAATTGCTGGCGTCTTTTATAATCGTCTAGATGTGGGTATGATGCTACAAACAGATCCTACTGTTCTTTATGCATTAGGAGAGCATAAAGATCGTGTCTATCATAAAGACTTAAAAGTAGAATCACCGTATAACACCTATTATGTGACTGGGTTACCTGTAGGGCCAATATCCAATTTCGCTGAAAATTCTTTGCAAGCTGTATTAAAACCGACGGATACAGATTATATGTACTTTATTGCAGCAGATGATGGCAATATCTACTATTCAGAAACCTATGAAGAACATATGGAATTAACGGAAAAATATTTAAGATAA
- a CDS encoding DUF1292 domain-containing protein produces MALEEKERIIIPDENGEEHLFEVLFTFDVDETGYSYIAVVPMEQKDDEEVEVFAFRYEEKSADDDDLSLFQIESDEEWEMVEEMLNTLTDEETD; encoded by the coding sequence TTGGCATTAGAAGAAAAGGAACGAATTATCATTCCAGATGAAAATGGAGAAGAGCATCTTTTTGAAGTGCTGTTTACCTTTGACGTAGACGAAACGGGATATTCATATATAGCTGTTGTTCCAATGGAGCAAAAGGATGATGAAGAAGTAGAAGTATTTGCGTTTCGTTATGAGGAGAAATCAGCCGATGATGATGATTTATCCTTATTCCAAATTGAATCGGATGAGGAATGGGAAATGGTTGAGGAAATGCTTAACACACTGACAGACGAAGAAACGGATTAG